A genomic segment from Hippoglossus stenolepis isolate QCI-W04-F060 chromosome 3, HSTE1.2, whole genome shotgun sequence encodes:
- the dram2b gene encoding DNA damage-regulated autophagy modulator protein 2b gives MWWFQQGLCFLPTALVVWTSASFVFAYITSVVLRHVDPLVPYISDTGTMAPERCVFGIMLDVSAFLGMATVYVRYKQVEALTGEEKLTLHRLNRFGMLLGWISSLGMCVVANFQKTTLFSMHLLGAVLTFGVGALYILVQTLLSLKMQPHVHSRSIYLIRLSIGVWTLGSIISMFVSSVILYSSLPGVDLPHKLHWTPGEKGYTTHIISTVSEWSLAFSFISFFFTYIRDFQKINLRAEVDLQSSHLYDSPHGSFADSHPHKREASESSPLLAGGT, from the exons ATGTGGTGGTTCCAGCAGGGTCTGTGTTTCCTGCCCACCGCTCTGGTCGTCTGGACGTCGGCGTCCTTCGTCTTTGCGTATATCACATCGGTGGTGCTGAGACATGTGGATCCTCTTGTGCCGTACATCAG cGACACGGGAACGATGGCACCAGAGAGGTGTGTGTTCGGCATCATGCTGGATGTGTCGGCCTTTTTAG GTATGGCCACGGTCTACGTGCGTTACAAACAGGTGGAGGCTCTGACAGGTGAGGAGAAGCTCACGCTGCACAGACTGAACCGCTTCGGCATGCTGCTCGGCTGGATCAGCTCCCTCGGGATGTGCGTTGTCGCCAACTTCCAG AAGACCACGCTGTTCTCCATGCACCTGTTGGGTGCGGTGCTCACCTTCGGGGTCGGGGCTCTCTACATCCTGGTTCAGACGCTGCTGTCGCTCAAGATGCAACCTCACGTCCACAGCAGGAGCATCTACCTGATCCGCCTCAGCATCGGAGTCTGGACCCTGGGCAGCATCATCTCCA tgtttgtatcATCAGTCATCTTGTACAGCAGTTTACCAGGAGTGGACTTACCTCACAAACTGCACTGGACTCCTGGAGAGAAG GGTTACACGACTCACATCATCAGCACCGTGTCTGAATGGTCTCTGGCTTTCTccttcatcagcttcttcttcacctACATCAGAGATTTCCAG AAAATAAACTTGCGAGCGGAGGTAGATTTGCAGAGCAGCCACCTGTACGACTCTCCACATGGAAGCTTCGCGGATTCACATCCCCACAAACGTGAAGCCTCCGAGTCTTCTCCGCTGCTGGCAGGAGGAACGTGA
- the c3h6orf89 gene encoding bombesin receptor-activated protein C6orf89 homolog: protein MGTTTSEPCIYDKLSESIDILRQSGYRYGMSEREIERFIKQVLETNEPRREPPQFPILRATIKFVVAVGLLLVVVLAFTYPQTSPQLGLVNLGCYNWSSPLSHVRLLSLPIAKKYNLQGFHEWWSAGSLRHSLVNCSGCAEISSVLEVPESLRGTVNLRRGPQLVLLKGGESLSVQRQQLEELYLAHSGSMSILLEEDDGLQNHNFGLPQGPANFTLLWRFSSGTREKVLRWLFPKAELCPLLDSAGTILQRCLVTHSTNSQSKGVRVLGWLVVGEGLPTVRVLPVHRCQKHCSSFNLWLTPGDMVYADPRYWQMELFPGRGQNIICDGSTF, encoded by the exons ATGGGAACGACGACGAGCGAGCCATGTATCTACGACAAACTGTCCGAGAGCATAGACATCCTCCGCCAGTCGGGCTACCGCTACGGCATGTCGGAGAGGGAGATCGAGAGGTTCATCAAGCAGGTCCTGGAGACCAACGAGCCCAGGAGAGAGCCCCCGCAGTTCCCCATCCTGAGAGCCACCATCAAG TTTGTGGTGGCAGTGGGCCtcctgctggtggtggtgctggCCTTCACCTACCCTCAGACTTCCCCCCAGCTTGGTCTGGTCAACCTGGGCTGCTACAACTGGTCGTCGCCCCTCAGCCACGTTCGCCTGTTGTCTCTGCCCATCGCCAAGAAGTACAACCTGCAAG GTTTCCATGAATGGTGGAGCGCCGGCTCGCTCAGGCACAGTCTGGTGAACTGTTCGGGCTGTGCAGAGATCTCCTCTGTGCTGGAGGTCCCAGAAAGCCTTAGAGGGACGGTGAATCTGCGACGGGGGCCACAGCTCGTCCTGCTGAAG GGTGGGGAGTCTCTCAGCGTCCAgcggcagcagctggaggagctctACTTGGCCCATTCAGGGTCCATGTCCATTCTGCTGGAGGAGGACGACGGCCTGCAGAACCACAACTTCGGCCTCCCTCAGGGACCCGCCAACTTCACCCTGCTCTG GAGGTTCAGCTCTGGAACCAGGGAGAAGGTGTTGAGGTGGCTCTTCCCCAAGGCGGAGCTCTGTCCCCTGCTGGACAGTGCGGGGACCATCCTGCAGCGGTGCCTGGTCACCCACAGCACAAACTCCCAGAGCAAG GGCGTCAGGGTGCTGGGCTGGCTGGTGGTGGGTGAGGGGCTGCCCACAGTTCGAGTTCTGCCTGTTCATCGCTgtcagaaacactgcagctccttcaACCTGTGGCTCACACCTGGAGACATGG TGTACGCTGACCCTCGTTACTGGCAGATGGAGCTTTTCCCCGGCCGAGGCCAGAACATCATCTGTGACGGATCGACCTTTTAA
- the nfs1 gene encoding cysteine desulfurase, mitochondrial, whose translation MLSPGRTVSSRLLRPATWFPLRLGSEGRAASSLQKELIKKHELEKDELRPLYMDFQATTPMDPRVLDAMLPYQVNYYGNPHSRTHAYGWESESAMEVARKQVADLIGADPREIIFTSGATESNNMAIKGVARFYQAKKRHVITTQTEHKCVLDSCRVLESEGFSISYLPVKQNGLLDLELLEATIRPDTCLVSVMTVNNEIGVQQPIKEIGQICRSKGVFLHTDAAQAVGKIPMDVTDWKIDLLSISGHKIYGPKGVGALYVRRRPRVRMEPLQNGGGQERGLRSGTVPTPLAVGLGAACSIAQQEMEYDHHRVSMLANRLVQKIQAATPDVTMNGDSVQRYPGCVNLSFAYVEGESLLMALKDIALSSGSACTSASLEPSYVLRAIGADEDLAHSSIRFGIGRFTTEEEVDYTAEKCIQQVSRLREMSPLWEMVQEGIDLKSIKWTQH comes from the exons ATGCTTTCCCCGGGCAGGACCGTCTCCTCCCGGCTGCTCAGGCCGGCCACCTGGTTCCCTCTGCGGCTGGGCTCAGAGGGCAGAGCCGCTAGCTCCCTGCAGAAAG AGCTCATCAAGAAACATGAACTGGAGAAAGATGAGCTCCGCCCCCTCTACATGGATTTTCAGGCCACCACACCTATG gacccCCGGGTGTTGGACGCCATGTTGCCCTACCAGGTGAATTACTACGGTAACCCTCATTCCAGGACACATGCCTACGGCTGGGAGAGCGAGAGCGCCATGGAGGTTGCCAGGAAG cagGTAGCTGACCTGATTGGTGCTGATCCCAGAGAGATTATCTTCACCAGTGGAGCCACAGAGTCCAACAACATGGCGATCAAG GGTGTGGCCAGGTTCTACCAGGCCAAGAAGCGTCACGTGATCAccacacagacagaacacaaatgtgtcctggaCTCGTGTCGAGTTCTGGAATCAGAAGGATTCAGCATCTCTTACCTGCCAGTCAAGCAGAATGGACTGCTGGACCTGGAG CTGCTTGAGGCCACCATTCGTCCTGACACATGTCTGGTGTCAGTGATGACTGTCAACAACGAGATTGGAGTCCAGCAGCCTATCAAGGAAATTG GTCAGATTTGTCGCTCTAAAGGAGTCTTCCTTCACACCGATGCTGCTCAGGCTGTCGGAAAGATTCCCATGGATGTCACCGACTGGAAGATTGACTTGCTGTCCATCAGTGGTCACAAGATCTACGGACCCAAAG gTGTGGGGGCTTTGTATGTGCGTCGCCGGCCTCGGGTGCGTATGGAGCCGCTGCAGAACGGGGGCGGGCAGGAGAGGGGGCTGCGCTCCGGTACTGTCCCCACCCCACTGGCTGTCGGGCTGGGAGCTGCCTGCAGCATCGCCCAGCAGGAGATGgag tatGATCATCACAGAGTGTCCATGTTGGCTAATCGCCTGGTCCAGAAGATCCAGGCTGCGACACCTGACGTTACAATGAACGGAGATTCAGTCCAACGCTACcctg gcTGTGTCAACCTGTCCTTTGCCTACGTGGAGGGAGAGAGTCTGTTGATGGCACTGAAGGATATCGCTCTATCATCTGGCAG TGCATGTACGTCAGCGTCCCTGGAGCCCTCATATGTCCTCAGAGCAATCGGAGCAGATGAAGACTTGGCTCATTCTTCCATCAG gTTTGGTATTGGCAGGttcaccacagaggaagaagtcGACTACACGGCAGAGAAATGTATCCAACAGGTCAGCAGACTCCGAGAGATGAG TCCGCTGTGGGAGATGGTTCAGGAAGGCATCGACCTGAAGAGCATCAAGTGGACCCAGCACTAG